Below is a window of Paremcibacter congregatus DNA.
CCTCTGCCGGGTGACTTCTTCACGGATCACATCGGACGAGGCCTGAACCTTGTCAATGCTGCGCTTGATGCGATCAATATCCTTGACTGCCGCGGCCACCTTCATCTGGATGCCTTCCACATGCTCCGTAATATCGCCAATGGACTGCGTGGTCTGGCTCGCCAGACCCTTGACTTCAGAGGCCACCACCGCGAAGCCTTTGCCGGCTTCCCCCGCCCGGGCGGCTTCGATGGTGGCGTTCAGGGCCAGCAGATTGGTTTGGTTGGCAATATTACTGATCAGGCCGATGATTTCCCCAATTCCCTGCGCCGCCTCTTCCAGGCCACCGATGGTCTTCTGGGTTTCATCACTGATCGTAACCGCCTCCTGCGTCAGTTCCGTCGATTGTTCCATTTGCCGGGTAATGGTATCCACCGCAGCTTGCAGGTTTTCGGTAGATTTCTGTACATTGGTGGTATTGTCCAGCGCCTGGGCCGCCCCCGCGGCCACGGAATCGGATTTGTCCCCCACGGTGCGCGCGGAACCGGTCAATTGCGCCGCAATCGCATTGGCCTTTTCCGCATGATTGGTAATATTTTCAATATTTTCCTGCAACTCGATATCAATAGAATCCGCCATTTTAAACAGGCTGGTTTTGGTTTGTCCGGCAAAATCCTTCAGAAAATCCATTTCATCCTGAACCTGATGCTGAATCTCGTCCGCCAGAGACGCTCTCATGGCCACCTGACGAAATTCCTGTTTTTGTTCCTTCAAACTGGCCTGTTCAAGTTCAAGCAACGCGCGGAGATTTTCTATCTCCGCCGTCTGGTCATTCCCGCCGTCTTCGATATGGACAATCAAAGGGTGAAGCCGGCGCCAGACAAAGAAAGCCGCCGTCGTGATCGCGCCACTAATCAACACCGGCAACAAAAACGCGGTGGATAAAAAGGCGTTCTCAAACAATAAGACCACGGCCATGAGTAACGTGTTCGCCCCAAAAGCAGTGAAAATCAGGGTCATTATCTGACCCCCGGATAATTTTCTGCCAACCGCATAGTTATTCATATCTTGTGTATTCCTTACAGGTTCAAATCAACAAAACTTATTTGAAGGATGTTCTTTGTTACTAATTCATAAGTGATACGCAACTGACTTGGTAGTTTTACATCTTATAGGCGAGAAATATTAACAATTAATTATATTCGATATATCTTATTTAATGTGTTTAACCCGGCTGTAATCCATCCCTCTCTGATCAAGGCCGGACGTTCCAGGCGTCATTTTATTACCAACGGCTTTCCGGACGGCGAAACGGGCAAGGGCCCAAGAGTTACGGTTTCTCTTGGCCTAAATGATGCGATGCAGCATTTTTTCACCCTTCGCGGGACCATCGCTTGTTAAGAACCGCTCTCAGATACGCATTTTCGCTTGAGAAAAGCCGAATTTTAGTGCAAAAAGCACCTAAGTTTCCGCACAAGCCAGCTGACATGCCGAACCCAATCGGCACATCCTGCGCCTGTCAACAGCCTATACACATCTAAATTCAAAGGAGATTCACCCGTGGCTACTGTAGGTCAAGATACCCTCAACACCCGCCGGACGCTCAATGTGGGCGGTAAAGAGTATGATTATTACTCCCTGAAAGCAGCAACAGAAAAACTCGGTGACGTATCGCGTCTGCCTTACACCATTAAGGTGCTTCTGGAAAACCTCCTGCGTTATGAAGATGGGGTCACAGTGACCACCGATGACGTCCAGTCAATTGTCGACTGGCAGAAAAACCTCGGCAAGGAAGCCCGGGAAATTCAGTATCGTCCGGCCCGCGTTCTGATGCAGGATTTCACCGGCGTACCAGCCGTCGTTGATCTGGCGGCCATGCGCAACGCCATGGCCGACATGGGCGGTGACCCGCAAAAGATTAACCCGCTGTCCCCTGTTGACCTGGTGATTGACCATAGTGTCATGGTCGATAACTTCGGCGACAACAAAGCCTTCCAGCGCAATGTCGATCTGGAGATGGAACGCAATAACGAACGCTACCAGTTCCTGAAATGGGGCCAGGGCAGCTTCGACAATTTCTCCGCCGTCCCGCCCGGGACCGGTATTTGCCATCAGGTCAATCTGGAATATATTGCCAAGACCGTCTGGACCGCCGATATCGACGGCAAGACAGTCGCCTACCCTGACACCTGTGTCGGCACCGACAGCCACACCACCATGATCAACGGCCTCGCCGTACTTGGTTGGGGCGTCGGCGGCATCGAAGCCGAAGCCGCCATGCTCGGTCAACCGGTATCGATGCTGATCCCGGAAGTCGTTGGCTTCAAACTTACCGGCGCCATGAAGGAAGGCATCACCGCCACCGATCTGGTGCTGACGGTTGTACAGATGTTGCGCGAAAAAGGCGTGGTCGGCAAATTCGTAGAATTTTACGGCGACGGACTCGACAGCATGACCCTCGCCGATCAGGCGACACTGGCCAATATGGCGCCGGAATATGGCGCGACATGCGGCTTCTTCCCGGTTTCAGCCCAGACGCTGGAATATCTGACCTTTTCCGGACGCGATGCCGAAACCGTCGCTCTCGTCGAGGCCTATGCCAAAGAACAGGGCATGTGGCGCGACAGCAACAGCCCCGATCCGGTTTTCACCGATACCCTGCACCTTGACATCAGTACGGTTGAGCCAAGTCTTGCCGGCCCAAGCCGTCCCCAGGACCGGGTTGTGCTCAGCAATGCCGCCAACTCTTTCACAGAACTGCTGGAAACTCGCGGCAAAGCGGCCGATCAGAAAACAGAATATCCCGTCGAAGGTGCTGATTACAAGATCAGCAACGGCGACGTCATGATTGCGGCGATCACCAGCTGCACCAACACCTCCAATCCGGGCGTGATGATGGCGGCCGGTCTGGTGGCAAAGAAAGCCAATGAACTTGGCCTCAACAGCAAGCCGTGGGTAAAGACATCTCTCGCCCCTGGCTCTCAGGTGGTCACCGACTATCTGAATAAAGCCGGCCTGACACCGCATCTGGATGCCATCGGTTTTGATCTGGTCGGCTATGGCTGCACCACCTGTATCGGCAACTCCGGCCCGCTGGCCGATCCGCTACGCAACACCATCAATGACAATGATATGATTTGCGCCTCTGTCCTGTCCGGAAACCGCAACTTTGAAGGCCGCGTGTCTCAGGACCTGAAAGCGTCTTATCTCGCCTCACCGCCGCTGGTTGTGGCCTACGCCATCGCCGGGTCCATGCAGATCGACATCACCAAAGATGTTATCGCCCAGGACAAAAACGGTAATGATGTTTATCTGAAAGACATCTGGCCAAGCAATGCGGAAGTCGCAGAAGCCATGACCTTCCTGAACCGTGAAATGTTTGTTGAACGTTACGCCAACGTCTTTGCCGGCACCGAACAGTGGCAGAAGATCAAGGTCGACGACAGCAAAACCTATAATTGGGACGCCAACAGCACCTATATCCAGCATCCGCCTTACTTCCAGGGCATGAGCAAAACCGCCGGCGCCGCCGCGGGGGATATCCAGGGCGCGCGTCTTCTGGCGCTGCTGGGCGACAGCATCACCACCGATCATATTTCTCCGGCAGGCGCCATCAAAGCCGACAGCCCGGCCGGTGAATATCTCACCGAGCATGGCGTGGAACGCAAAGACTTCAACAGCTACGGCTCCCGTCGCGGCAACCATGAGGTCATGATGCGCGGCACCTTCGCCAATGTGCGTCTGCGCAACGAAATGGCGCCGGGTACAGAAGGTGGCTGGACAACTCATTATCCGTCCGGCGACGTGACCAGCATTTTTGATGCTTCCATGCGCTATCAGGACGCCGGCACACCGCTGGTGGTAGTTGGCGGCAAGGAATACGGCACCGGGTCAAGCCGGGACTGGGCCGCCAAGGGCACTAATCTGCTTGGTGTCAAAGCCGTTCTGGTGGAAAGCTTTGAGCGTATTCATCGCTCAAACCTGGTGGGCATGGGTGTTCTGCCATTGCAGTTCAAGGACGGCGACAACCGTCAGACCCTCGGCCTGAAAGGCACGGAAACATTTGACATCACCGGCGTCTCCGGCGGCATCAGCCCGCGTCAGGATGTACAGGTGAAAGTGACCTTCGAAGACGGTTCCACCAAAGAAATCACCGTACTCTGCCGCATCGATACCGCCAATGAAGTAACCTACTTCAACAATGGCGGCATCCTGCATTATGTCTTGCGGAACCTCGCGGCGGAATAAACCGCAACCAGAAGACCCCATAAGTAAAAGGCCCGGCATTTCTGCCGGGCCTTTGTCATTTTAGAAGGAACACTAGAAGCCACGCCCCAACTGCTCCCGGATCACTCCCCCCATTCTTCCCCCAACACCGCCATAACGATGTCATCACACCATGCACCTTTAAAATAAACGCTTTTGCGCAAATGACCTTCAAGACGAAACCCAACGCGTTCAAACAACATCCGTGACGCCCTGTTAGCCGGATCAATAGACACATGAATTCTGTGGAGTTTTAGCTGATCAAACAACGCTGATACAAGACCTGTCACCGCCTCATGGGCAAATCCCTGTTTCTGAAAGGCCGGATCAAAGGCAATCCCCAGTTCCGCCTGAGCCTTGGTTTCCGTATCGAGACTAAACGCCATATCCCCCATGACACCACTGGCCGGATCTTCCTGCTGCTCGATCACCAACTGGATACAGCGCCCGGCGATATCATTCCCCCAGGCTTGCATATTAATCGCGTGATCTTCCACTTCCGTCACTGTTTCCGGCGTCCACCCCTGAAAGCGCGCGACGGTGGGCTGACGGCGGTAGGCGTAAACCCGAGGTGCATCAGAAACCGTCATTGGCCGGAGCAATATCCGGCCAGATTTTATAGGGTAGTTCATAACTCCCTCCCTGTTTTTCTTCTGTTGGCCAGATAATCTGCCGCGGGTTCCGGCACAACTCAAGGAAAAACAAAGCCCGGCATTTCTGTCGGGCCTTTGTCATTTTAGAGGTCAGTCATTTTAGAGACCCATCAGGCCGCCAGGCCGACAATCTTGGCGCAGGCCATCAGCTTATCAAGGTAGGCGTTAAACGCCGAATGATAGGCCTTGTCCTCCAGATACTGTACGATATGGGCCCGCACCAGATCATAGGGCAGAACCTTCTCTGTGGTTTTGTCGACAAAGCGCAACTGATGCTGATCATAATAGCGCCTGCAGGTTTCTTCATCGGCCTCGGGCGTGGTGATGACGCTGTCGAGCAATTGACGGATCACGACTTCCACCTTTTCTTCCGGCAGATCGTCGAGATCCTTCGCGCTGACCATATCCTCAGCCGCCGCTTCTTCGAGCAGCAGCCGTTTGACCACCAGCGCCCGCGCCGCCTCTAGCCGCGCCGCCGCCAGATCCGGGGCCGGGTGATGCACCATCTCCTCATGGACGGCATCATCACTGATTTCATATTTATTGACGAATACCGGCATCAGAATCCCTTTCCTCGTTTGCGGACAATTTGATAGCCTGACCGGAAGATAT
It encodes the following:
- the acnA gene encoding aconitate hydratase AcnA: MATVGQDTLNTRRTLNVGGKEYDYYSLKAATEKLGDVSRLPYTIKVLLENLLRYEDGVTVTTDDVQSIVDWQKNLGKEAREIQYRPARVLMQDFTGVPAVVDLAAMRNAMADMGGDPQKINPLSPVDLVIDHSVMVDNFGDNKAFQRNVDLEMERNNERYQFLKWGQGSFDNFSAVPPGTGICHQVNLEYIAKTVWTADIDGKTVAYPDTCVGTDSHTTMINGLAVLGWGVGGIEAEAAMLGQPVSMLIPEVVGFKLTGAMKEGITATDLVLTVVQMLREKGVVGKFVEFYGDGLDSMTLADQATLANMAPEYGATCGFFPVSAQTLEYLTFSGRDAETVALVEAYAKEQGMWRDSNSPDPVFTDTLHLDISTVEPSLAGPSRPQDRVVLSNAANSFTELLETRGKAADQKTEYPVEGADYKISNGDVMIAAITSCTNTSNPGVMMAAGLVAKKANELGLNSKPWVKTSLAPGSQVVTDYLNKAGLTPHLDAIGFDLVGYGCTTCIGNSGPLADPLRNTINDNDMICASVLSGNRNFEGRVSQDLKASYLASPPLVVAYAIAGSMQIDITKDVIAQDKNGNDVYLKDIWPSNAEVAEAMTFLNREMFVERYANVFAGTEQWQKIKVDDSKTYNWDANSTYIQHPPYFQGMSKTAGAAAGDIQGARLLALLGDSITTDHISPAGAIKADSPAGEYLTEHGVERKDFNSYGSRRGNHEVMMRGTFANVRLRNEMAPGTEGGWTTHYPSGDVTSIFDASMRYQDAGTPLVVVGGKEYGTGSSRDWAAKGTNLLGVKAVLVESFERIHRSNLVGMGVLPLQFKDGDNRQTLGLKGTETFDITGVSGGISPRQDVQVKVTFEDGSTKEITVLCRIDTANEVTYFNNGGILHYVLRNLAAE
- a CDS encoding GNAT family N-acetyltransferase, translating into MNYPIKSGRILLRPMTVSDAPRVYAYRRQPTVARFQGWTPETVTEVEDHAINMQAWGNDIAGRCIQLVIEQQEDPASGVMGDMAFSLDTETKAQAELGIAFDPAFQKQGFAHEAVTGLVSALFDQLKLHRIHVSIDPANRASRMLFERVGFRLEGHLRKSVYFKGAWCDDIVMAVLGEEWGE
- a CDS encoding methyl-accepting chemotaxis protein produces the protein MNNYAVGRKLSGGQIMTLIFTAFGANTLLMAVVLLFENAFLSTAFLLPVLISGAITTAAFFVWRRLHPLIVHIEDGGNDQTAEIENLRALLELEQASLKEQKQEFRQVAMRASLADEIQHQVQDEMDFLKDFAGQTKTSLFKMADSIDIELQENIENITNHAEKANAIAAQLTGSARTVGDKSDSVAAGAAQALDNTTNVQKSTENLQAAVDTITRQMEQSTELTQEAVTISDETQKTIGGLEEAAQGIGEIIGLISNIANQTNLLALNATIEAARAGEAGKGFAVVASEVKGLASQTTQSIGDITEHVEGIQMKVAAAVKDIDRIKRSIDKVQASSDVIREEVTRQRAATRDIADSADRAQASVQMVTMGARDISTVASGNATIVKEINDISEELARQVQLIRKNMMDIVNCALVENDRRNTERHRTSSTSTIIMEGQENSMTVQVVDYSMGGLQIRVIDPMPPKSCTKGRIMAGGAETEINFEVRSVHDDILHVEFSDDVELIRLYNVYLKAKLPDAEDTDVMEEVELFG